In Chryseobacterium turcicum, a single window of DNA contains:
- a CDS encoding DUF2007 domain-containing protein has product MERNTRVSVFESDKSAEIQLIKSKLDDAQITSDVENNYLTFTTTPTATTLKVMVDLQDEKKAFDIIDAYLQENLNQ; this is encoded by the coding sequence ATGGAACGTAACACGAGAGTATCAGTTTTTGAAAGCGATAAATCTGCAGAAATTCAGTTGATAAAGTCAAAATTAGATGATGCGCAAATCACTAGTGATGTTGAAAATAATTATTTGACTTTTACAACAACGCCTACGGCGACAACTTTAAAAGTAATGGTAGATTTACAAGACGAAAAGAAAGCATTCGATATTATTGATGCTTATCTTCAGGAAAATCTAAATCAATAA
- a CDS encoding efflux RND transporter periplasmic adaptor subunit encodes MTNKLILFSVAAFSLTACKKEAPKQDGAKTFPVVSVETKNIVGYDNFPASIEGRINNDVRAKIQGYITQVLVDEGQYVTKGQPLFRLETNILTENAAASKAGIGAAESNIAAAQAQVNAATVEVNKLKPLVQKNIISNVQLQTAQASLAQAQAGLQQAIAAKRQAVANYKGVEANIDYSIIRAPISGVIGKLPLKVGSLVGPTDQVALTTISDTSEIFAYFSMNEKAYFDFLEKSVGSSISEKIKNLPMVELQLANGSIYPEKGRIEAVTGSLDRSTGTIQFRVAFNNAQKLLTNGNSGTIRFPKHYDNVLVVPESATYEQQGIVYVYKVEKDTARNTVVELIERIDNLALIKSGVKKGEIIIAAGTGNVKPGTAVKPKKISMDSLVQSVKPKF; translated from the coding sequence ATGACAAACAAGCTTATATTATTTTCTGTAGCAGCATTTTCATTGACTGCCTGCAAAAAAGAAGCTCCGAAACAGGATGGCGCAAAAACTTTCCCTGTGGTTTCGGTAGAGACTAAAAATATAGTAGGGTACGACAACTTCCCTGCAAGTATTGAAGGTAGAATTAATAATGATGTTCGAGCAAAAATCCAGGGTTATATTACTCAGGTTTTGGTAGATGAAGGTCAATATGTAACTAAAGGGCAGCCATTATTTCGCCTTGAAACGAATATTCTGACAGAAAATGCCGCTGCCTCAAAAGCAGGAATTGGCGCTGCAGAATCAAACATTGCAGCAGCACAAGCTCAGGTAAATGCCGCTACCGTAGAAGTTAATAAGCTGAAACCATTGGTTCAGAAAAACATCATTAGCAATGTTCAGTTACAAACCGCTCAAGCTAGTTTAGCTCAGGCTCAAGCAGGCTTACAACAGGCTATTGCTGCAAAAAGACAGGCTGTTGCTAACTACAAAGGGGTAGAAGCAAACATTGATTACTCAATAATCCGTGCTCCTATTTCTGGAGTGATTGGTAAACTTCCTTTGAAAGTAGGAAGTTTAGTAGGACCTACAGATCAGGTTGCCTTAACGACGATTTCAGATACTTCAGAAATTTTTGCTTATTTCTCAATGAATGAGAAGGCATATTTCGATTTCTTAGAAAAATCTGTAGGATCAAGCATTTCTGAAAAAATAAAAAACCTTCCTATGGTAGAGCTTCAGTTAGCGAACGGAAGTATTTATCCTGAAAAAGGAAGAATTGAAGCAGTTACAGGTTCTCTAGATCGCTCAACAGGAACAATTCAGTTTAGAGTAGCCTTTAATAATGCACAGAAACTTTTAACTAACGGTAACAGTGGAACCATCAGATTCCCTAAACATTACGACAACGTTTTGGTAGTACCAGAAAGTGCAACATACGAACAACAAGGAATTGTTTACGTTTATAAAGTTGAAAAAGATACTGCACGAAATACAGTTGTTGAATTAATTGAAAGAATCGACAATTTAGCTTTAATAAAATCTGGGGTTAAAAAAGGTGAAATAATTATTGCAGCTGGAACAGGAAATGTAAAGCCTGGTACCGCCGTAAAGCCTAAAAAAATCAGCATGGATAGCCTCGTTCAATCTGTAAAACCGAAATTCTAA
- the lat gene encoding L-lysine 6-transaminase yields MDNTLEKTNKIKEIVGKHVLADGFDFVMDIENSHGSWIHDSVSGKNFLDMFSMFGSASIGYNHPYLVEKSEWLGKMAVNKPTLADVYSKEYAHFLEVFERVVLPEELQYAFFIEGGALGVENAMKACFDWKTRKNFEKGLDTEAGICIHFRQAFHGRSGYTLSLTNTSDPRKYQYFPMFEWPRILNPKLHFPITEENLEETIKNENLALIQITEAILANPDKVACIIIEPIQAEGGDNHFRDEFFVGLRNICDEHEILLIFDEVQTGIGITGKMWAFEHLSVRPDIISFGKKTQVCGVLANKEKFDEIPNNVFRESSRINSTFGGNLIDMLRFQLVMEVIEKENLLENANIVGEYLLEGLQNLAQKHPEKLSNARGKGLMCAIDLPSGEQRDHIRNELYNDGLIILSCGDQSIRFRPHLNVSKEEIQIALDKIENNINKI; encoded by the coding sequence ATGGATAATACATTAGAAAAAACAAATAAAATAAAAGAAATCGTTGGAAAACACGTTTTAGCAGACGGTTTCGACTTTGTAATGGATATTGAAAACTCTCACGGATCTTGGATTCACGATTCAGTTTCAGGGAAAAATTTCCTAGATATGTTTTCAATGTTCGGTTCAGCTTCAATAGGTTATAATCATCCTTATTTGGTTGAAAAATCTGAGTGGCTGGGAAAAATGGCAGTCAACAAGCCTACTTTGGCAGATGTTTATTCTAAAGAATATGCTCATTTTCTGGAAGTTTTCGAAAGAGTAGTTTTACCTGAAGAATTGCAGTATGCATTTTTTATTGAAGGTGGAGCTTTAGGTGTTGAAAATGCAATGAAAGCATGTTTCGACTGGAAAACAAGAAAAAATTTCGAAAAAGGTCTTGACACCGAAGCAGGAATTTGCATCCATTTCAGACAGGCATTTCACGGAAGAAGTGGGTATACTTTGAGCTTAACAAATACTTCAGATCCACGTAAATATCAGTACTTCCCGATGTTTGAATGGCCAAGAATTCTAAATCCTAAATTGCATTTCCCAATTACAGAAGAAAATTTAGAAGAAACTATTAAAAACGAAAATTTAGCGTTAATACAAATTACAGAAGCAATTCTTGCAAATCCAGATAAAGTTGCTTGTATTATTATTGAACCAATTCAGGCTGAAGGTGGTGATAATCATTTCAGAGACGAGTTTTTTGTTGGTCTAAGAAATATCTGTGATGAGCATGAGATTCTTTTAATTTTCGACGAAGTACAAACCGGAATAGGCATCACTGGTAAAATGTGGGCTTTTGAGCATTTAAGCGTAAGACCTGATATTATTTCTTTCGGTAAAAAAACTCAGGTTTGTGGAGTGTTGGCGAATAAAGAAAAGTTTGACGAAATCCCAAATAACGTTTTCAGAGAAAGCTCTAGAATCAATTCTACTTTTGGAGGTAACTTAATTGACATGTTGCGTTTCCAATTGGTAATGGAAGTTATCGAAAAAGAAAACCTTTTAGAAAATGCCAATATTGTAGGAGAATATCTTTTGGAAGGATTACAAAATTTAGCTCAGAAGCATCCTGAAAAATTATCTAATGCAAGAGGTAAAGGTCTAATGTGTGCCATAGATTTACCATCGGGCGAGCAAAGAGACCACATCAGAAATGAGTTGTATAATGATGGATTAATTATTCTTTCTTGTGGCGATCAATCTATAAGATTCAGACCACATTTGAATGTTAGCAAAGAGGAAATTCAGATTGCTTTAGATAAAATTGAAAATAATATTAATAAGATTTAA
- a CDS encoding transcriptional regulator encodes MKKSLKVDEKIFQDAVKFYSTVFNLPPLASKIYSYLIFDFDKVGITFDEFVEVFSASKSSVSTSLNLLINSELIIDVNKMDERKRYFFANDDYKKIRFEKIVQKMQDELVLLENLKNFRKTEHKDDDERVEVYKALLNKSISNIQESLNKL; translated from the coding sequence ATGAAAAAAAGTTTAAAGGTAGATGAGAAAATTTTTCAGGATGCTGTAAAATTTTACAGCACTGTTTTTAATCTACCACCTCTGGCTTCAAAAATTTATTCGTACCTTATTTTCGATTTTGACAAGGTAGGAATTACCTTTGATGAGTTTGTAGAAGTCTTTTCTGCAAGCAAAAGTTCAGTTTCTACCAGTCTCAATTTACTCATCAATTCAGAATTAATTATCGACGTTAACAAAATGGATGAAAGAAAACGGTATTTCTTCGCCAATGATGATTATAAAAAAATACGATTTGAAAAGATTGTTCAAAAAATGCAGGATGAATTGGTGCTTTTAGAAAACCTTAAAAATTTCAGAAAAACTGAGCATAAAGACGACGACGAAAGAGTAGAAGTCTACAAAGCTCTTTTAAATAAAAGCATATCAAATATTCAGGAATCTCTTAATAAACTATAA
- a CDS encoding SPFH domain-containing protein, producing the protein MEKVLKPMSGYLALVISLILLGGSVYLFIYGINDGENVDATSVIISIVAFFITCFLLKGLMIIQPNHSRVLNFFGKYVGSVKDNGMFFINPLYSSQKMSLRSENLQGQTLKVNDKMGNPIEIGVVMVWKVGDTYKAAFDVERYSDFVKMQSEAAVRHLAMSFPYDNLEDDHAPITLREGGEKINSILEQELTDRLSKAGIIIQEARISHLAYASEIAGAMLQRQQATAIVAARTKIVEGAVGMVDLALKKLSAENIVELDDERKAAMVSNLMVVLCGEKAATPILNAGTLYN; encoded by the coding sequence ATGGAAAAAGTTTTAAAACCAATGTCAGGTTATTTGGCACTTGTAATCTCTCTTATTTTATTAGGAGGTTCGGTATATCTTTTTATTTACGGTATTAATGATGGAGAAAATGTAGATGCCACTTCTGTCATCATTTCAATTGTTGCATTTTTTATTACCTGTTTTTTATTGAAAGGTTTAATGATTATTCAACCTAACCATTCAAGAGTACTAAACTTCTTTGGAAAATATGTAGGTTCTGTAAAAGATAACGGAATGTTTTTTATTAATCCTTTGTATTCTTCTCAGAAAATGTCTTTACGTTCGGAGAATTTGCAAGGACAGACTTTGAAAGTAAATGATAAAATGGGTAATCCTATCGAAATTGGAGTTGTAATGGTTTGGAAAGTAGGAGACACCTACAAAGCTGCTTTTGATGTTGAAAGATACTCAGATTTTGTAAAAATGCAGAGCGAGGCGGCAGTTCGTCATTTGGCAATGAGCTTTCCTTACGATAACTTAGAAGATGACCATGCGCCAATTACATTAAGAGAAGGTGGCGAAAAAATCAATTCTATTTTGGAGCAAGAATTAACAGACAGACTTTCTAAAGCAGGCATCATCATTCAGGAAGCAAGAATTTCTCACTTGGCATATGCATCAGAAATCGCAGGAGCAATGCTTCAAAGACAGCAGGCAACAGCGATTGTTGCAGCAAGAACAAAAATTGTAGAAGGCGCCGTTGGAATGGTAGATTTAGCTTTAAAGAAACTTTCAGCTGAAAATATTGTTGAACTAGATGACGAAAGAAAAGCTGCAATGGTAAGTAATCTTATGGTTGTTTTATGTGGCGAAAAAGCAGCAACTCCAATCTTAAACGCAGGAACGTTATATAATTAA
- a CDS encoding Arc family DNA binding domain-containing protein: protein MKSEKTQNSSENKSKKSFVIRIDESTYKLLEKWANDEFRSVNGQIEYLLNQNLINAGRKKKE from the coding sequence ATGAAGTCAGAAAAAACTCAAAATTCTTCCGAAAACAAAAGCAAAAAATCTTTCGTAATAAGGATAGATGAGTCTACCTATAAACTTCTTGAAAAATGGGCAAATGACGAGTTTAGAAGCGTCAACGGACAGATTGAGTATCTTCTTAATCAGAATCTAATCAACGCTGGGAGAAAGAAAAAAGAGTGA
- the amaB gene encoding L-piperidine-6-carboxylate dehydrogenase, whose translation MSKKIKDFGIENSLKNLGIKDENKGTSTGGKFFASGKSIESYSPADGRLIGKVKLSSEKDYDKVLESAQKAFLEFRTVPAPKRGEIVRQLGLKLREYKDDLGKLVSYEMGKSLQEGLGEVQEMIDICDFAVGLSRQLHGYTMHSERPGHRMYEQYHPIGIVSIITAFNFPVAVWAWNTALAWICGNVTIWKPSEKTPLCAIACQNIMNEVLAANNLSEGISSVMVGDHTIGQKLVDDKRVALVSFTGSTRVGRMVSSKVAERFGKSILELGGNNAIIISKDADLDMSIIGAVFGAVGTAGQRCTSTRRLIIHESVYNEVKNRLAKAYGQLKIGNPLDENMHVGPLIDVAAVNQYELAIEKCKKEGGKFVVEGGVLTGKDYESGCYVKPCIAEVKNSYEIVQHETFAPILYLIKYKTLEEAIAIQNDVPQGLSSAIMTQNLREAELFLSHAGSDCGIANVNIGTSGAEIGGAFGGEKETGGGRESGSDVWKYYMRRQTNTINYTASLPLAQGIKFDL comes from the coding sequence ATGTCAAAAAAAATCAAAGATTTCGGAATTGAAAATTCATTAAAAAATTTAGGAATCAAAGATGAAAATAAAGGAACTTCTACAGGAGGTAAATTTTTTGCATCAGGAAAATCGATAGAAAGTTATTCTCCGGCAGACGGAAGATTAATAGGTAAAGTAAAATTATCGAGCGAGAAAGATTATGATAAAGTATTAGAATCTGCTCAAAAAGCATTTCTGGAATTCAGAACGGTGCCGGCACCAAAAAGAGGTGAAATCGTACGCCAGCTTGGTTTAAAATTAAGAGAATACAAAGACGACCTAGGGAAACTTGTTTCTTACGAAATGGGAAAATCTTTACAGGAAGGCCTTGGTGAAGTACAGGAAATGATAGATATCTGCGATTTTGCAGTCGGTTTATCTAGACAGCTTCACGGCTACACGATGCATTCTGAAAGACCAGGCCACAGAATGTACGAGCAATATCACCCAATTGGTATTGTAAGTATTATTACAGCATTTAACTTTCCGGTAGCAGTTTGGGCGTGGAATACCGCTTTAGCTTGGATTTGTGGAAACGTTACCATCTGGAAACCATCAGAAAAAACTCCGCTTTGTGCAATTGCTTGCCAAAATATTATGAATGAAGTTTTAGCAGCAAATAATTTGTCTGAAGGAATTTCTAGCGTAATGGTAGGAGACCACACAATTGGGCAAAAATTGGTTGATGACAAACGTGTTGCTTTGGTATCATTCACAGGTTCTACAAGAGTAGGAAGAATGGTTTCTTCTAAAGTTGCTGAAAGATTTGGTAAATCAATCTTAGAATTAGGTGGAAATAATGCTATTATTATTTCTAAAGATGCCGATTTAGACATGTCAATTATCGGAGCTGTTTTCGGAGCTGTAGGAACTGCTGGTCAAAGATGTACTTCTACAAGAAGATTGATTATTCATGAATCTGTTTACAACGAAGTAAAAAACCGTTTGGCAAAAGCTTACGGACAGTTGAAAATAGGAAATCCATTAGACGAAAATATGCACGTTGGACCTCTTATCGACGTTGCTGCAGTAAATCAGTACGAATTAGCCATCGAAAAATGTAAAAAAGAAGGTGGGAAATTCGTTGTTGAAGGTGGAGTTTTAACAGGTAAAGATTACGAATCTGGCTGTTATGTAAAACCTTGTATCGCAGAAGTTAAAAATTCTTACGAAATCGTACAGCACGAGACTTTTGCACCAATTTTATATTTAATTAAATACAAAACTTTAGAGGAAGCAATTGCTATTCAGAATGATGTTCCTCAAGGTTTATCTTCAGCAATTATGACTCAGAACTTGAGAGAAGCAGAATTATTCCTTTCTCATGCAGGTTCAGATTGTGGAATTGCCAACGTAAATATCGGAACTTCAGGTGCTGAAATCGGTGGAGCTTTTGGTGGAGAAAAAGAAACCGGAGGCGGTAGAGAATCTGGCTCTGATGTTTGGAAATACTACATGAGAAGACAAACCAACACCATCAATTACACCGCAAGCCTTCCATTGGCCCAGGGAATTAAATTTGATTTGTAA
- a CDS encoding efflux RND transporter permease subunit: MIKNFINRPVLSTVISIIIVILGVLGLTALPVTQYPDIAPATVSVRANYTGANAETVMKSVVVPLEEQINGVEGMDYITSTAGNDGSAQIQVFFKQGIDADIAAVNVQNRVSRASPLLPSEVTRAGVVTQKQQTSALMYLSFYSENKNIDDTYLQNFLNINVIPNMQRINGVGEANVFGGKNYSMRVWLDPAKLAAYGITPAEVTNAINDQSREAAAGSLGQNSGSSFEYIIKYVGKFSDKEQYDDIIIKSLPDGQNLMLKDVAKVELGGLSYSGVGENGDYPSISMGVFQTPGSNAQEIIDNIKAQLKENESSYPEGIKYTFNFDTNEFLDASIEKVIHTLIEAFILVFIVVYIFLQDFRSTLIPAIAVPVSIVGTFFFLNLFGYSLNLLTLFALVLAIGIVVDDAIVVVEAVHAKMEHGISDAKKATVEAMDEITGAIISITLVMAAVFIPVTFITGPTGVFYQQFGITLIIAIIISAVNALTLSPVLCSLFLKPHEDHHEGYKNKNFMQKFFYKFNIGFKTATDRYGRGFNFLIKHKWVTVLILVVTCGIIYWANGSMKKGFVPTEDRGIIFTDVQLPPGASMERTYNVLKTLQKNAMQIPGIQNVTISTGRGLLSGNGSNNGLAFVKLKPFNDRKGEGLSSDEITKRLFGLAGKVPDAKVVFFQPPSVPGFGSSAGFEMVLLDKSGGDFAQLDAKTNEFIGNLMQRPEIEFAQTSFNTKYPQYLMEINVPLAKQKGVSVNDILSTMQGYIGGIYAADFTKYGKQFRVMIQAPPENRINAEDLNQYYIKTSSGEMSPISQFVTLTKSYGPQSVGRYNLFTSVKITGANKAGFSSGDAITAVQAVAKETLDQNYSVEFTGLTREELNSGSQTLLIFALSLVFVYFILSAQYESYILPLVVVISLPLGVMGAYFGQKIMGLENNIYFQIALIMLVGLLAKNAILIIEFAVQRRHHGETIVESAVNAAKARLRPILMTSLAFICGLLPLVLASGIGAVGNRSIATGAAIGLLIGTILGVFVIPVLYVIFQTLQEKIKPIKHEEMNLAE; encoded by the coding sequence ATGATAAAGAACTTTATTAACAGACCGGTTTTATCCACTGTAATCTCCATCATCATCGTTATTCTCGGTGTATTGGGACTTACAGCGCTTCCGGTTACGCAATATCCCGATATTGCACCGGCAACGGTGAGTGTGAGAGCAAATTATACAGGAGCAAATGCTGAAACTGTAATGAAAAGTGTTGTTGTTCCTTTGGAAGAACAAATCAATGGAGTTGAAGGGATGGATTATATTACTTCAACAGCAGGAAATGATGGTTCAGCACAGATTCAAGTTTTCTTTAAACAAGGAATCGATGCTGATATTGCTGCGGTGAACGTTCAAAACCGTGTTTCTAGAGCGAGCCCATTACTTCCAAGTGAGGTTACCCGTGCGGGAGTTGTTACTCAGAAGCAACAAACGAGTGCATTGATGTACCTTTCTTTTTATTCTGAAAACAAAAATATTGATGATACTTATCTTCAAAACTTTTTGAATATCAACGTTATTCCAAATATGCAAAGGATTAATGGAGTTGGGGAAGCCAATGTTTTTGGTGGAAAAAACTACTCGATGAGAGTATGGCTTGATCCGGCAAAATTGGCAGCTTACGGAATTACACCAGCTGAAGTTACCAATGCAATTAATGATCAAAGTAGAGAAGCTGCAGCAGGGTCATTAGGACAAAACAGCGGAAGTTCTTTTGAATATATTATTAAATATGTAGGTAAATTCAGTGACAAGGAGCAATATGATGATATTATCATTAAATCTCTTCCAGACGGGCAGAATTTAATGTTGAAAGATGTTGCAAAAGTAGAATTAGGTGGTTTATCTTACAGTGGTGTTGGTGAAAACGGAGATTATCCTTCCATCAGTATGGGAGTATTTCAAACTCCGGGATCAAATGCTCAGGAGATTATTGACAACATTAAAGCTCAGCTTAAAGAAAATGAAAGTTCTTATCCTGAAGGCATAAAATATACATTTAACTTTGATACCAACGAATTCTTGGATGCTTCTATTGAAAAAGTAATTCATACTTTAATTGAAGCTTTCATTCTTGTATTTATTGTAGTATATATTTTCTTACAAGATTTCAGATCGACATTAATTCCGGCGATTGCAGTTCCGGTATCTATTGTAGGAACATTCTTCTTCCTGAATCTTTTTGGATATTCATTAAATTTATTAACGCTTTTTGCTTTAGTCTTAGCAATTGGTATTGTGGTAGATGATGCGATTGTCGTCGTCGAGGCCGTACATGCTAAAATGGAGCATGGAATTTCTGATGCTAAAAAGGCAACTGTAGAAGCAATGGACGAAATTACAGGTGCTATTATTTCAATTACATTGGTAATGGCAGCAGTATTTATTCCGGTTACATTTATTACAGGTCCTACCGGAGTATTTTATCAGCAGTTTGGGATTACCCTAATTATTGCGATTATTATTTCGGCAGTAAATGCATTAACTTTAAGTCCGGTTTTATGTTCACTATTCTTAAAGCCTCACGAAGATCATCACGAAGGTTATAAGAATAAGAATTTCATGCAAAAATTCTTCTATAAATTTAATATCGGTTTCAAAACAGCAACTGATCGTTATGGTAGAGGATTTAACTTTCTTATCAAACACAAATGGGTGACTGTATTAATTCTTGTCGTTACTTGTGGAATTATCTACTGGGCAAACGGAAGTATGAAGAAAGGTTTTGTACCTACAGAAGATAGAGGAATTATCTTTACAGACGTACAGCTTCCTCCGGGAGCATCTATGGAAAGAACTTACAATGTTCTGAAAACGTTGCAGAAAAATGCAATGCAGATTCCGGGAATTCAAAACGTAACCATTTCTACAGGTAGAGGATTATTATCTGGAAACGGAAGTAATAATGGTCTTGCCTTTGTTAAGCTTAAACCTTTTAATGATAGAAAAGGAGAAGGTTTATCTTCTGACGAGATTACAAAGAGACTATTTGGTCTTGCAGGAAAAGTTCCTGATGCTAAAGTTGTATTTTTCCAACCACCGAGTGTACCAGGTTTTGGTAGTAGTGCAGGTTTTGAGATGGTACTTTTAGATAAATCAGGGGGTGATTTTGCTCAGCTTGATGCTAAAACCAACGAGTTTATCGGAAACCTAATGCAAAGACCAGAAATTGAATTTGCTCAGACTTCATTTAACACAAAATATCCACAGTATTTAATGGAAATCAATGTTCCGTTAGCGAAACAAAAAGGAGTTTCTGTAAATGATATTTTGTCTACGATGCAAGGATATATTGGTGGAATTTATGCTGCTGACTTTACCAAATATGGGAAACAGTTTAGAGTAATGATTCAGGCACCACCAGAAAACAGAATAAATGCTGAAGATCTTAATCAATACTATATCAAAACGAGCTCTGGAGAGATGTCACCTATTTCACAATTTGTGACGTTGACTAAATCTTATGGTCCTCAATCTGTAGGTCGTTATAACCTATTTACATCAGTAAAGATTACAGGAGCAAACAAAGCAGGTTTCAGTTCGGGTGATGCAATTACGGCAGTTCAGGCGGTAGCAAAAGAGACACTTGATCAAAATTACAGTGTTGAATTTACAGGTCTTACAAGAGAAGAATTAAATTCAGGATCTCAGACTTTATTGATTTTTGCCTTAAGTTTGGTGTTCGTTTATTTCATTCTTTCTGCTCAGTACGAAAGTTATATTCTTCCTTTAGTTGTGGTAATTTCACTTCCTCTTGGGGTAATGGGAGCATATTTCGGACAGAAAATAATGGGCTTAGAAAACAATATCTACTTCCAGATTGCATTGATTATGTTAGTCGGTTTATTAGCGAAAAATGCGATTTTGATTATCGAATTTGCGGTACAGAGAAGACATCATGGTGAGACGATTGTGGAGTCTGCAGTGAATGCAGCCAAAGCCAGACTAAGACCTATTTTGATGACCTCTTTAGCATTTATTTGTGGTCTATTACCTCTCGTTTTAGCAAGTGGAATTGGTGCTGTAGGTAACCGTTCTATTGCTACAGGTGCTGCAATAGGGTTATTAATAGGTACTATTTTAGGGGTGTTTGTGATTCCGGTTTTATATGTTATTTTCCAGACTTTACAGGAAAAAATAAAACCTATCAAGCACGAAGAAATGAACTTAGCTGAATAA
- a CDS encoding GNAT family N-acetyltransferase, whose amino-acid sequence MINKNEIHFRKANTSDISVIWEIIQQSIERRRIDGSTQWQNGYPNLQTVESDVSKGFGHVLTVDNKIAVYVALIFNDEPAYSSIEGAWLTTGEFVVVHRVAVSENFAGQGLAKKLFDYIEEYTKSQNVLSIKVDTNFDNLAMLKILESKGYSYCGEVVLAGGARKAFEKVLM is encoded by the coding sequence ATGATTAATAAAAACGAAATCCATTTTAGAAAAGCAAACACATCCGATATTTCTGTTATTTGGGAAATTATTCAACAATCAATAGAACGAAGAAGAATAGACGGAAGTACACAGTGGCAAAATGGTTATCCCAATCTGCAAACTGTAGAAAGTGATGTTTCTAAAGGATTTGGGCACGTTCTTACCGTAGATAATAAAATTGCGGTTTATGTAGCACTGATTTTCAATGATGAGCCTGCTTATAGCTCTATTGAAGGAGCTTGGTTAACGACCGGCGAGTTTGTCGTCGTTCACAGAGTCGCAGTTTCTGAAAACTTTGCCGGACAAGGATTAGCGAAAAAACTTTTTGATTATATTGAAGAATATACTAAATCACAAAATGTATTAAGCATAAAAGTTGATACCAATTTTGATAATTTGGCGATGCTGAAAATTTTAGAATCTAAAGGTTATTCTTATTGCGGGGAAGTTGTTCTTGCAGGAGGTGCAAGAAAAGCATTTGAAAAAGTGTTGATGTAA